The following proteins come from a genomic window of Nostoc sp. TCL26-01:
- the acpP gene encoding acyl carrier protein, producing MSQAETFEKVKKIVVEQLSLDDADKVVPDASFANDLGADSLDTVELVMALEEEFDIEIPDEAAEKITTVQDAVDYINNQVAAA from the coding sequence ATGAGCCAAGCAGAAACTTTTGAAAAGGTTAAGAAAATTGTTGTCGAACAACTGAGTTTGGACGACGCTGACAAAGTAGTACCAGACGCTAGTTTTGCTAATGATTTAGGAGCTGATTCCCTAGATACAGTAGAACTAGTAATGGCTTTGGAAGAAGAATTTGATATTGAAATTCCCGATGAAGCCGCAGAAAAGATTACCACAGTTCAAGATGCGGTGGATTATATCAATAACCAAGTTGCCGCAGCTTAA
- the tkt gene encoding transketolase, which translates to MAVATQSLAELCINSIRFLAVDAIEKAKSGHPGLPMGAAPMAFVLWDRFMRYNPKNPKWFNRDRFVLSAGHGSMLQYALLYLTGYDSVSIEDIKQFRQWESKTPGHPENFMTAGVEVTTGPLGQGIANGVGLAIAEAHLAAKFNKPDAQVVDHYTYVILGDGCNMEGVSGEAASFAGHLGLGKLIALYDDNHISIDGSTDVAFTEDVSKRFEAYGWHVLHVEEGNTDLDAIHKAIEAAKAVTDKPSFIKVTTTIGYGSPNKANTAGIHGAALGGDEVALTRKNLGWEHEPFVVPQDVLDHTRKAVERGAGYEADWNQALADYKAKYPQEAAEFERFISGKLPEGWDQVLPTYTAEDKGVPTRKHSETSLNKLAAVLPELIGGSADLTHSNLTEIKGKGDFQKGQYQNPNIHFGVREHAMGAICNGIALHGSGLIPYGATFLIFTDYMRAAIRLSALSQAGAIWVMTHDSIGQGEDGPTHQPIETLASLRAIPNLTVIRPADGNETSGAYKVAIERAKDNAPTLLAFTRQNVPNLAGTSVEGVAKGGYIVVDSDGTPDLIIIGTGSELSLAVTAAEKLTAEGKKVRVVSLTAWDLFEAQDAAYKESVLPKAVTKRLAVEAASSFGWHKYIGTEGDTVTIDRFGASAPGGVCLEKFGFSVDNVLAKAKQLLG; encoded by the coding sequence ATGGCTGTTGCAACCCAATCCCTCGCAGAACTTTGTATTAACTCGATCCGCTTCTTGGCTGTTGATGCGATCGAAAAAGCCAAATCGGGACACCCAGGACTACCAATGGGCGCGGCTCCGATGGCTTTTGTGCTATGGGATCGCTTTATGCGGTATAACCCTAAAAATCCCAAGTGGTTCAACCGCGATCGCTTTGTTTTGTCTGCTGGTCACGGCTCAATGTTGCAGTACGCCCTGCTCTACCTGACAGGCTACGACAGCGTCAGTATTGAAGATATCAAGCAATTCCGGCAGTGGGAATCCAAAACCCCTGGACACCCGGAAAACTTTATGACTGCAGGCGTGGAAGTGACCACCGGGCCACTAGGTCAAGGTATTGCTAATGGTGTAGGTTTAGCGATCGCTGAAGCCCACCTGGCTGCTAAATTCAACAAACCCGATGCCCAAGTTGTTGACCATTATACCTATGTGATTTTAGGTGATGGTTGCAACATGGAAGGTGTTTCCGGTGAAGCTGCTTCTTTTGCTGGACACTTGGGATTAGGTAAACTGATCGCTCTGTATGACGACAACCACATCTCCATTGATGGTTCTACAGATGTAGCCTTCACTGAAGATGTTTCCAAGCGCTTTGAAGCTTATGGTTGGCACGTCCTCCATGTGGAAGAGGGCAACACCGATTTAGACGCAATTCACAAAGCGATCGAAGCAGCAAAAGCTGTCACTGATAAGCCTTCTTTCATTAAAGTTACCACCACTATCGGTTACGGTTCCCCGAATAAAGCCAACACAGCTGGTATTCACGGCGCAGCCTTGGGTGGAGACGAAGTTGCATTAACTCGGAAAAATTTGGGTTGGGAACACGAGCCATTTGTCGTTCCTCAAGATGTCCTCGACCATACCCGCAAAGCTGTAGAACGTGGCGCAGGCTATGAAGCTGATTGGAACCAAGCTTTAGCTGACTACAAAGCTAAATATCCCCAAGAAGCAGCAGAATTTGAGCGTTTCATCAGTGGTAAACTACCCGAAGGTTGGGATCAAGTACTACCCACCTACACCGCCGAAGACAAAGGCGTTCCCACCCGTAAGCACTCAGAAACCAGTCTCAACAAGCTAGCAGCTGTTTTACCAGAATTAATCGGTGGTTCAGCCGACCTGACCCACTCTAACTTGACCGAAATCAAGGGTAAAGGCGACTTCCAAAAAGGACAATACCAAAATCCTAACATCCACTTTGGTGTCCGGGAACACGCTATGGGCGCAATCTGTAATGGTATTGCCTTACATGGTTCAGGTTTAATCCCTTACGGTGCGACCTTCTTAATCTTCACTGATTATATGCGGGCAGCAATTCGCTTATCTGCATTGTCTCAAGCCGGTGCAATTTGGGTGATGACTCACGACTCCATCGGTCAAGGTGAAGACGGCCCCACCCACCAACCAATCGAAACATTAGCTTCTCTGCGCGCCATTCCCAACCTGACAGTGATTCGTCCGGCCGATGGTAACGAAACCTCTGGTGCTTACAAAGTAGCAATTGAAAGAGCAAAAGATAACGCTCCGACTTTGCTGGCATTTACTCGTCAAAACGTTCCTAACCTAGCTGGAACATCAGTTGAGGGTGTGGCTAAGGGTGGCTACATTGTTGTCGATTCTGATGGCACACCAGACTTAATCATCATTGGTACTGGTTCCGAATTGAGCCTCGCTGTCACCGCCGCCGAGAAACTCACCGCCGAAGGTAAAAAAGTCCGTGTTGTTTCCTTAACTGCTTGGGATTTATTTGAAGCACAGGATGCAGCTTACAAAGAATCAGTTCTACCGAAAGCTGTCACTAAGCGTTTAGCGGTGGAAGCTGCTAGTAGCTTCGGTTGGCACAAGTATATCGGTACTGAAGGTGATACTGTAACAATCGATCGCTTTGGTGCTTCGGCTCCTGGTGGTGTTTGTTTGGAGAAATTTGGTTTTAGCGTTGATAATGTGTTAGCAAAAGCTAAACAATTGTTGGGTTAA
- a CDS encoding amidohydrolase family protein, with protein MIIDCHCHAGKGDLLTGPWDTNAPMEVYLKRAKTAGIDKTVIFSPFHSNYEHANANTARIAKQYPGRFLCFATIHPQRDKGRIYRLIKQAVTQWGFCGIKAHRMDGTASRELCEVAQRFHLPILYDPVGETDLVELLASEYPDVNFIIPHLGSFADDWRAHLRVIDQIARYPNVYTDTSGVRRFDYLVQAFQRGGVHKILFGSDGPWLHPGVELYKIHLLDLSFEQESLVLGKNLLRLIAGVKIPSLAQANF; from the coding sequence ATGATTATTGATTGTCATTGTCATGCAGGCAAAGGCGACTTGCTCACAGGGCCTTGGGATACTAATGCACCTATGGAAGTTTACCTCAAACGGGCAAAAACAGCAGGTATTGACAAAACAGTGATCTTCTCACCCTTTCACAGCAACTACGAACACGCCAACGCCAATACCGCCCGCATTGCCAAGCAATATCCTGGACGCTTTCTCTGCTTTGCCACTATCCATCCCCAACGAGACAAAGGTAGAATTTATCGTTTGATCAAACAAGCGGTTACTCAATGGGGATTTTGTGGGATTAAAGCTCACCGCATGGATGGTACAGCCTCCCGCGAACTCTGCGAAGTTGCACAGAGATTCCATCTGCCCATTCTTTATGATCCTGTAGGAGAAACAGATTTAGTCGAACTTTTGGCTAGTGAATATCCCGATGTGAACTTCATCATTCCTCATTTGGGAAGCTTTGCCGATGATTGGCGCGCCCATCTGCGAGTTATCGATCAGATTGCGCGTTACCCTAATGTGTACACAGATACATCGGGAGTGCGCCGATTTGATTATCTCGTACAAGCTTTTCAGCGTGGAGGGGTGCATAAGATTTTATTTGGCTCCGATGGCCCTTGGTTACATCCTGGTGTTGAACTCTATAAAATCCACCTGTTAGATTTGTCTTTTGAGCAAGAATCACTAGTGTTGGGGAAAAACTTACTCCGGCTAATTGCAGGTGTTAAAATCCCATCGCTGGCGCAAGCTAATTTTTAA
- a CDS encoding CoB--CoM heterodisulfide reductase iron-sulfur subunit B family protein, with translation MLSQTLKYAYFPGCVAQGACRELYQSTQALTKALDIQLIELKKAACCGSGTFKEDSQLLEDTVNARNIALAEELNLPLLTHCSTCQGVIGHVNERLQESQTNNPGYVEQVNGLLHKEGCSPYRGSTVVKHLLYALVTDYGLEEITRRVTRQLTGLKCAAFYGCYLLRAQKSMPYDDPYNPEAMENVFRSVGATPIYYRGRTQCCGWPLSSYATTQSFQMAGMHIQEALESGADCLVTPCPLCHLNLDSRQPEVEKVIGHKLGLPVLHLPQLIALALGISPKELGLDRHIVSTKPVLEKLGI, from the coding sequence ATGCTATCTCAAACATTGAAATACGCTTACTTCCCTGGTTGTGTTGCTCAAGGGGCTTGTCGGGAATTGTATCAGTCCACTCAAGCTCTGACTAAAGCTTTGGATATTCAACTGATTGAATTGAAAAAAGCAGCTTGTTGCGGTTCTGGAACGTTTAAAGAAGATTCTCAACTGCTAGAAGATACTGTCAATGCGCGCAATATTGCTCTAGCAGAAGAATTAAATTTACCATTATTAACTCATTGCAGCACCTGTCAGGGTGTAATTGGTCATGTTAATGAGCGTTTGCAAGAGTCTCAGACAAATAACCCTGGTTATGTCGAACAGGTAAATGGTCTGTTACACAAAGAAGGTTGTTCACCTTATCGTGGTAGTACAGTCGTTAAACATCTCCTTTACGCTTTGGTAACAGATTATGGTTTGGAGGAGATTACCAGACGTGTCACTCGCCAGCTGACTGGATTAAAATGTGCGGCTTTTTATGGCTGTTATCTACTCCGCGCTCAAAAATCCATGCCCTATGATGATCCTTACAACCCAGAAGCGATGGAAAATGTTTTTCGCTCAGTGGGAGCAACACCAATTTATTATCGTGGTCGGACACAATGTTGTGGATGGCCTTTGTCTAGCTATGCGACTACTCAATCTTTTCAAATGGCAGGAATGCACATCCAAGAAGCTTTAGAATCTGGTGCAGATTGTTTAGTTACTCCTTGTCCTCTGTGTCATCTCAATTTAGATTCTCGCCAACCAGAAGTGGAAAAAGTCATTGGTCATAAATTGGGATTACCTGTGTTACATTTACCCCAATTAATTGCTTTAGCATTAGGAATTAGTCCCAAAGAATTGGGTTTAGATCGGCATATTGTCTCGACCAAACCAGTTTTAGAAAAGCTGGGTATATAA
- a CDS encoding dipeptidase, with product MSIFYCFTARIKNFMLGFTSATAAPLSYSRHKQQRSRWLSQLTQLIAFPTISAQPKHYRDIRACAQWLARHLAELGLHHVQILPGIRGSLPSVYGDWLSAPGKPTLLLYGHYDVQPVDPLPAWQTPPFQATIIGDNLYARGASDDKGQFFIHLKAIESYLRTTGKLPLNIKVWLEGEEEIGSPNLATVLKREMARFKADAVLVSDTEMLERDRPSIIYGLRGNLSCELAVTGPQHDLHSGRYGGAVLNPLQALSDIISGLHDRKGRVAIPGFYQQVKQLPPTERQTIRCCCKRDQQILDDLDLSTGWGEPGYSLYERMTIRPALTINGITGGYTGAGSKSVIPNRGLARFSIRLVPDQDPAQIAQLIQHHIQTLTHPAVRSHLKITSGARPVLLPKDHPVMTAAVKAVKQTWGVAPVFTRSGGTIPLVEQLYRQLGVAIVLLGFGLPDDNVHAPNEKFSLANFFRGIETVIQFLAEYGK from the coding sequence ATGTCTATTTTCTATTGTTTCACTGCTCGCATCAAAAATTTTATGCTGGGTTTTACATCTGCAACGGCTGCACCATTATCTTACAGTCGCCACAAGCAACAGCGATCGCGCTGGCTGTCGCAACTAACACAACTGATTGCTTTCCCCACCATTTCTGCCCAACCAAAACACTACCGCGACATCAGAGCTTGCGCTCAATGGTTAGCTAGGCATTTAGCAGAACTGGGATTACATCATGTGCAAATTTTACCGGGAATTAGGGGTAGCTTACCTAGTGTCTATGGAGATTGGTTATCCGCACCAGGAAAGCCCACACTCCTACTTTACGGTCACTATGATGTCCAACCTGTTGACCCTCTCCCAGCTTGGCAAACTCCTCCCTTCCAAGCGACTATCATCGGCGACAATCTTTATGCACGAGGCGCTAGTGATGATAAAGGACAATTTTTTATTCACCTCAAAGCCATTGAAAGTTACTTGAGGACTACAGGCAAGTTACCTTTAAATATTAAGGTGTGGTTGGAAGGAGAAGAAGAAATCGGTAGCCCCAATCTAGCAACTGTTCTCAAGCGGGAAATGGCGCGGTTTAAGGCTGATGCAGTGCTAGTATCTGATACAGAAATGTTAGAGCGCGATCGCCCATCTATTATCTACGGTTTACGGGGTAATCTCTCTTGTGAATTAGCAGTTACAGGCCCCCAACATGATCTCCATTCGGGACGTTACGGTGGTGCTGTGCTTAATCCCCTGCAAGCATTAAGTGACATAATTTCTGGACTCCATGACCGCAAAGGTAGAGTCGCCATTCCCGGTTTTTATCAGCAAGTGAAACAATTACCCCCCACGGAACGCCAAACTATTCGCTGCTGTTGCAAACGTGACCAACAAATCTTAGATGACCTGGACTTATCTACAGGTTGGGGCGAACCCGGCTACAGTTTATATGAGCGTATGACAATTCGTCCTGCTCTCACCATCAACGGCATCACTGGTGGCTATACTGGGGCAGGTAGCAAATCTGTTATTCCCAACCGAGGTTTGGCACGATTCAGTATTCGCCTAGTCCCTGACCAAGACCCCGCCCAAATCGCCCAACTTATTCAGCATCACATTCAAACTCTCACCCATCCAGCCGTTCGCAGTCATTTAAAAATTACAAGCGGTGCGCGTCCTGTGCTTTTACCCAAAGACCATCCGGTGATGACAGCAGCCGTCAAAGCTGTCAAACAAACTTGGGGAGTCGCGCCTGTATTTACTCGCAGTGGTGGCACAATTCCCTTAGTAGAACAATTATATCGACAATTGGGTGTAGCGATCGTTCTCTTGGGCTTTGGACTCCCTGACGACAATGTCCATGCCCCTAATGAAAAATTCAGTCTAGCAAACTTTTTTCGTGGTATTGAAACAGTTATTCAATTTTTGGCGGAGTACGGGAAATGA
- a CDS encoding Uma2 family endonuclease, giving the protein MLVTTPKPITVEEFLKLPETKPANEYIDGKIIQKPMPKGRHSSLQSELCTNINQIAKTQKTAYAFPELRCTFGDRSIVPDVAVFQWQHIPFSAEGQILDDFNLPPDWTIEILSPDQKPNKVIGNILYCLKYGCKLGWFIDPDDRNILTFLSDRQPELMQGSDRLLMLEGIDLELTVDGVFDWLLMGK; this is encoded by the coding sequence ATGCTTGTCACAACACCCAAACCCATTACTGTCGAAGAGTTTCTCAAACTCCCTGAAACAAAACCAGCCAATGAATATATTGACGGTAAAATCATCCAAAAACCAATGCCCAAGGGAAGACACAGCAGCTTGCAAAGTGAGCTTTGTACCAATATTAATCAAATAGCAAAGACTCAAAAAACTGCCTACGCATTTCCCGAACTAAGGTGTACTTTTGGCGATCGCTCAATTGTCCCAGATGTAGCAGTATTTCAATGGCAACACATTCCCTTCAGTGCTGAGGGGCAAATCTTGGATGACTTTAATTTACCACCAGACTGGACAATTGAGATTCTCTCTCCCGATCAAAAACCCAACAAGGTGATTGGCAATATTCTCTACTGTCTTAAATATGGATGTAAATTAGGATGGTTCATCGATCCAGACGATCGCAATATACTGACATTCTTAAGCGATCGGCAACCTGAATTAATGCAAGGGAGCGATCGCTTGCTCATGCTAGAAGGGATCGATCTAGAATTAACCGTAGATGGAGTTTTTGATTGGCTATTAATGGGAAAGTAA
- the fabF gene encoding beta-ketoacyl-ACP synthase II, whose amino-acid sequence MTDYNRKRVVVTGVGAITPIGNTPSEYWEGLTSARNGIDYITHFDASSHDCRIAGEVKNFDPHEYLERKEAKRMDRFSQFGVAAAKQALADSKLVINELNAEQVGVIIGSGVGGLKVMEDQQTIYLNRGPDRCSPFMIPMMIANMAAGLTAIHTGAKGPNTCTVTACAAGSNAIGDAFRLVQAGYAQAMICGGCEAAITPLGLAGFASARALSTRNDDPAHACRPFDRDRDGFVMGEGAGILILEELQHAISRGARIYAEIVGYGMTCDAYHMTSPVPGGEGAARAIQLALKDGGITPEQVSYINAHGTSTPANDPTETSAIKKALGDHAYKIAVSSTKSMTGHLLGGSGGIEAVATVLATANDQIPPTINIENLDPECDLDYVPHASRAQQVLVSLSNSFGFGGHNVTLAFKKYV is encoded by the coding sequence ATGACAGATTATAATCGTAAACGTGTTGTTGTCACTGGTGTTGGCGCAATTACACCGATTGGTAACACACCATCTGAATATTGGGAAGGATTGACAAGCGCACGCAATGGTATTGACTACATCACCCATTTTGATGCGTCTAGCCATGATTGTCGCATTGCTGGTGAAGTGAAAAACTTCGACCCCCATGAGTATTTGGAGCGCAAAGAAGCCAAGCGCATGGATCGATTTTCCCAATTTGGAGTGGCAGCAGCCAAACAAGCCCTTGCGGATTCTAAGTTAGTTATTAATGAGCTGAACGCCGAACAGGTAGGAGTTATTATCGGTTCTGGGGTAGGTGGACTTAAGGTCATGGAAGACCAGCAAACTATCTACCTCAATCGTGGCCCTGATCGCTGTAGTCCTTTCATGATTCCCATGATGATTGCCAATATGGCAGCAGGATTGACAGCAATTCACACTGGTGCTAAGGGGCCAAACACCTGTACTGTTACAGCTTGCGCCGCAGGTTCTAATGCTATTGGAGACGCTTTCCGCTTGGTACAAGCAGGTTATGCCCAAGCAATGATTTGCGGTGGATGTGAAGCAGCAATTACACCCTTGGGTTTAGCCGGGTTTGCATCGGCGCGGGCATTATCAACGCGCAATGATGACCCAGCACACGCTTGCCGTCCTTTTGACCGCGATCGCGATGGATTTGTCATGGGTGAAGGTGCGGGAATTCTGATTTTAGAAGAGCTGCAACACGCCATTAGTCGAGGCGCTCGCATTTATGCGGAAATTGTTGGTTATGGGATGACCTGTGATGCGTACCATATGACATCCCCAGTTCCCGGTGGTGAAGGAGCAGCTAGAGCCATTCAACTGGCACTTAAAGACGGGGGCATTACCCCTGAACAAGTCAGCTACATTAATGCTCACGGTACTAGTACCCCAGCTAACGATCCCACGGAAACCTCAGCGATTAAAAAAGCATTAGGTGATCATGCTTATAAAATAGCAGTCAGTTCCACTAAATCGATGACTGGTCATCTTTTAGGCGGTTCTGGCGGCATTGAAGCTGTAGCCACAGTACTCGCAACTGCTAATGACCAAATTCCACCTACAATTAATATTGAAAACCTTGACCCAGAGTGTGATCTAGATTACGTTCCTCACGCTAGCCGCGCTCAACAAGTCCTGGTGTCTCTATCCAATTCTTTTGGATTTGGTGGTCATAATGTCACGCTAGCCTTCAAAAAGTACGTGTGA
- a CDS encoding glycosyltransferase yields MGAFFFGLLILSLLIWLGLLSLRGQFWRLDQQLEIGETQLQSLPTLPRVCAIVPARNEAELLPMTLRSLLLQDYPGKFDVFLVDDHSTDGTAAFAAGVAHAVDKTQQLHIISSSSLPPGWSGKLWAMEQGIQKSLETLHTESLPDYFFLTDADIEHDVSNLRRLVAKAVQEDLDLASVMVRLRCESFWEKFLIPAFVFFFQKLYPFRWVNNPKNKTAAAAGGCILIRREALEQIGGMQVIRQALIDDCTLAQAVKGSRTMRQGDKGTMRQGENTCIGSFPPSPHPPISPSPHPQSRKIWLGLSSLTRSLRPYPSLQTIWDMVARTAYTQLNYSPLLLVGTLLAMTIIYLLPPVGMMIGVLLGNWAIALTGLLTWLLMTLAYLPTIHFYRCSPLLALSLPAIAFLYTLMTIDSALRHWQGRGGAWKGRVYPG; encoded by the coding sequence ATGGGTGCATTTTTTTTCGGGTTGTTAATTTTATCTTTATTGATATGGTTAGGATTATTGAGTTTACGAGGGCAGTTTTGGCGCTTAGACCAACAACTAGAAATAGGAGAAACGCAGTTACAATCTTTACCGACTTTACCGAGAGTTTGTGCCATAGTTCCGGCGCGAAATGAAGCTGAGTTATTGCCGATGACCTTGCGATCGCTCCTGCTCCAAGATTATCCTGGTAAATTCGATGTATTTTTAGTAGATGACCACAGTACAGATGGGACAGCCGCTTTTGCCGCAGGAGTCGCCCACGCCGTCGATAAAACCCAGCAATTACACATCATCTCTAGCTCATCCTTACCTCCTGGTTGGTCTGGTAAACTCTGGGCAATGGAACAAGGTATCCAAAAATCCCTAGAGACGTTGCATACAGAGTCTCTACCTGATTATTTTTTCCTCACCGATGCAGATATCGAACATGACGTAAGTAATCTCCGCCGCCTAGTCGCCAAAGCCGTCCAAGAAGATTTAGACTTAGCATCAGTCATGGTCAGACTCAGGTGTGAAAGCTTTTGGGAGAAATTTTTGATACCTGCTTTCGTCTTTTTCTTTCAAAAACTCTACCCTTTTCGTTGGGTAAATAACCCCAAAAACAAAACTGCTGCTGCGGCTGGTGGTTGTATCCTCATTCGTCGAGAAGCATTAGAGCAGATTGGCGGGATGCAAGTCATCCGTCAAGCCCTAATCGATGATTGTACTCTAGCGCAGGCTGTTAAGGGGAGTAGGACAATGAGACAAGGGGATAAGGGGACAATGAGACAAGGAGAAAATACTTGTATAGGTTCTTTCCCCCCATCTCCCCATCCCCCCATCTCCCCATCTCCCCATCCCCAGTCTAGAAAAATCTGGCTAGGCTTAAGTTCCCTAACTCGTAGCTTGCGTCCTTATCCATCTCTGCAAACTATTTGGGATATGGTAGCTCGAACTGCGTATACACAGTTAAATTATTCACCCTTGCTACTAGTAGGAACACTATTAGCGATGACTATAATTTATTTGTTGCCACCTGTAGGTATGATGATCGGTGTTTTATTGGGAAATTGGGCGATCGCTCTGACAGGTTTACTCACATGGCTATTGATGACTCTGGCTTATTTGCCGACGATTCACTTTTATCGCTGTTCTCCCTTACTAGCTTTGAGTTTACCAGCGATCGCCTTTCTCTACACCCTCATGACCATAGATTCAGCCCTCCGCCATTGGCAAGGACGAGGTGGTGCTTGGAAAGGTAGAGTTTATCCGGGATAA
- a CDS encoding response regulator transcription factor, protein MNTNLQTSALSISIDIVGTLYLDNVSYPIAMIKDFSGNQAQSENFTEICRFEINQKMYVALKHEQAISNKEIDLTKILTERELQIALLIASGRQNKHIAKQLNISEWTVSTHLRRIFTKLGVGSRAAMVYRCSSLIQREFDRPHTHTGSH, encoded by the coding sequence ATGAACACAAATTTACAAACATCCGCCCTATCAATTTCTATAGATATAGTTGGGACACTTTATTTAGATAATGTGTCTTACCCGATCGCCATGATCAAAGATTTTTCAGGTAATCAAGCACAATCTGAAAATTTTACAGAAATATGTCGGTTTGAAATCAACCAAAAAATGTATGTAGCCCTAAAACATGAGCAAGCAATAAGCAACAAAGAAATTGATCTAACCAAGATATTAACTGAAAGGGAGTTGCAAATAGCACTTCTGATTGCATCAGGCAGACAAAACAAGCATATAGCCAAACAATTAAATATCAGCGAATGGACAGTTTCTACTCACTTGCGCAGAATATTTACGAAACTAGGTGTAGGAAGCCGAGCAGCTATGGTTTATCGTTGCTCCTCCCTAATTCAACGTGAATTTGACAGACCCCACACTCACACCGGTTCACATTAA
- a CDS encoding Uma2 family endonuclease, which produces MIATLLTPPDEIIHLSGISWSTYETLLAELSDRRLRLTYNRGNLEIMAPSPEHEFNKTLMGRFVETLAEESQVKIHPLGSTTFKRPKLSGAEPDECFYIRNIALVQGKRRLDLTEDPAPDLVVEIDVSSSSNNRLQVYADLGVAEVWIYNGESLVIKQLQNGIYITSRTSQFFINIPIPEIAGFLQQAGTMDYLELVKVFRTWVKSQIDQ; this is translated from the coding sequence ATGATTGCAACACTGCTGACACCACCGGATGAAATAATTCACCTATCGGGGATTAGCTGGAGTACCTACGAAACGCTGTTGGCAGAATTGAGCGATCGCCGTCTGCGTCTCACTTATAATCGTGGCAATCTAGAAATTATGGCTCCTTCCCCAGAACATGAATTTAATAAAACGCTGATGGGTCGCTTTGTCGAAACTCTGGCGGAAGAGTCACAAGTCAAGATTCATCCCTTGGGTTCAACCACGTTTAAACGCCCTAAACTAAGTGGTGCAGAACCAGATGAGTGTTTTTATATTCGCAATATTGCTTTGGTTCAGGGAAAAAGACGACTGGATTTAACAGAAGACCCTGCACCCGATTTAGTTGTGGAAATTGATGTCAGCAGCAGTTCTAACAATCGTCTCCAGGTTTATGCGGATTTGGGTGTGGCAGAAGTCTGGATTTATAATGGGGAATCTCTGGTGATTAAACAATTGCAAAATGGCATTTATATCACCTCTCGAACAAGTCAATTTTTTATCAATATCCCCATTCCAGAGATTGCTGGATTTTTGCAACAAGCGGGAACGATGGATTATCTGGAATTAGTGAAAGTATTTCGTACTTGGGTAAAAAGTCAGATTGATCAATAG